AAGCTTTCTTCCTTAAAcggctcctccacctcctccttctcctcctctcctcccttctatcCCTCCTTTGCCACCTTCCCCCGCTCCTCCAAAGGTATTCCACCAGTGACAGTACAAACAGACAGTATGACttcctgtttgtgtctgtgtgtgtttatttgtgtatgtgtgtgtgtaacatcctGCCTGCCTTTGCCCCCTACTCCTCTCCCTGTcctggggtctgtttctcgaaagcgtctttgctatcgtcgttagcaaagtccttcgtaagagcgactcaactctctctcgacagcgacgctcaccactaaatccaagggaatggtaaaacggtcttaagatggtcttaagacggttagcaacgacaagaatcgagaaacggacccctgtctGCCTAATACAATGCCCTCCTATTGTTTGGTTATTGTTCGCCCTCTGCTGGCTAAAACCAGTAGTACATGATGAAAGTCAGCGCCATTCATTATGTATGACTGTCTATGACAGTGTCACtacttcccaatgtcaagtgttctggcCTTGGTAGTGTTTGaaacgtccagtgattggatacgctTTGGTggactccgcggagtatccaatcacaagtcgtttcacgcactaccaagcttagaacacttgacattgggaaattgtgtgagtgtgtgtgcgtatctgacAAAAAAATCTGTTGCTAATCCCTTAACTTTTTGTTTCCTTGGTGTAGCTCCGCTACACATGTGTTGTGTCATGGACTACAGCTGGAGCTAACAGTTaaacacgtgtgcatgcatggcatttgccaatgtgtttgtgtggtgacaTGTCTTTCCTTCCCCCGATGTTGCTAATGCTCTCCTCTGGTGTTCCCCCCTCAGGTGAAATCTCAAGCGCCCCCCGTGAGTGGCGCCACCCTCCTGGTTGGGGTGTCGTGACACCCCCGCAGATGCAAGAGAAGAGACCTCAGGGGACATCCCTTCCCTTTATGAGACCGCGGCCCCTCGACACCTACTCCTACTAGCCTATTAGTTATACACCATGGACATGCGTAGCCTACCTGTCTACGGTTCACGCAGGAGCCCCCACTTCCTGTTCAAACAGGAAGTGTACTTGGACCGAACTCTAAATCCGTGTGCAAAATACTTACTTGTTCACTACATATGTAACTCACTACACAGGATGGGACTTATATGGTTTTGTTCCCGATACATGGTGTATGTAGAGAACCGGTGTCCATTTTGGATTGCGATCGAGAGATTGGGAGATATCCTGGGCAGCGTTGGGCGGGGGTGTGGTGGGGCTTGTCTGTCTCTCAACGCTGAGAGCTGGAAGGGTTACATGAATGTTACCTGCTGCTCTGTGTTTGCTGCAGAGGATGCAGTCTGTTTGttttatgtatgtagatatagaTCTCGGATCTCTGGATAGGActtctctgctgtgtgtgatCCCTTCTCGTCATGCCTCTTTTTCACTTTGGATCCAACCACAACTCGTGCTAATACTAGATGCACTAGATGACTAGGTAGTTAGATGTTAGTTCAACTTCTCACAGTCACTTCTCTCCTCAGTTCAATGTCATTAACTGACCAACAGCAGAGGAGCAAGTGGAATGCCAGAAAACATGTGCTGTAGCTTATTTATTTGGCAAGCTGCCTTCTGAGTTTCAGCTCCTTGCTGTCAGTCTAGAGAAATAGAGAAGATACAAGGCAATACAAAGGTCTCATAGAATGAGTTTCCTGAGTTGACCCAGCTCATAACTTAGGCCAAAGTAATGCTCTGCTGGTCTATTGTGTTAGTACGCTGATATGAGTGTGCATGGAGGAAACAAGCCATGGACAGTGTCAATCAATATCTCACTTCTACAACATGTACATCTTCTACTTTCGTTTGTTCAAATGGTATTTCTCTCATTGCCTTCAttgcatgttttttattttttgttggaaGGCGATATTGAAGTTAGAGTAGTTGTGTGCTGTTTATTTTGTGTAATTTAGCAAGTGTGGACCTGTGGTCACAGTAGGTTTGCCACTGTGGTGCCTGAGTAGAGGTCCTACTGAACATGTGCAATAAGAACTACTGTACTACGCAGCCTGTACTCTGACCTATGACACTGTAAACGTAGCGTTGCCCCGACAACGGGAGACAGACCGACCGTGCAATAATCTTTCAGGACCTTCTTACACAGGCTTAAGCAGATATCTTAGCACAGAGTAGACACATGTTTTTCAAACGAGTAAAGAAAAAGATAAATTGTGTATATTTCACACAGGCAATGCTGATACTGCCAAAGTCtgactttctctgtgtgtgtaagggtgtgtgtatgtatgtaaaacCCCATTGGATACTCATGATTTTGTTTCTGTAATATTATCGCCTGTTATTGGAATTTATAAGTGTGTGTCCCTTTtatttttacttgtttttttttttaatacactgTTAAAAATCTGgtccatttttttattattattattattactgatgtTATCATTAGCACTTCTCAAAGATGGACCATTGCTGAAAAAAAGTCTCAAATGTTACCCAAACTCTTCTAATTTAGTTAATAAGACGTTTACACTGTcttttaaaatgaaaaatatgtTATTAGTTTATAAAAACTTACCCTTTTCAGGTCTGTTAACTGTGCAGAAAGAACAGAGCCATAGAAAaatggcacacacatgcagtgttaaAATATCTTGTATGCAAATTAATGACACACATACAAGAGTGTGTGTTTCCAAAGACTGGGTAATGGATAtgcggagggggtggagggggacgGGGGTACCAGGTATTTGTCTGTGCTTTTAAAATGTAAGTAGATGTTGTTGAGGTGCAGTGGTTGGGTAGCTGGGTATCGATGCATAGTGCGaccatgtttgtgtttgtcataTGCGCTCTTTCACAACACTTGCACTTTAGTGGGCGAGTGACATTGTTTTCTTCCCACGGTGTATAATGCAGTGAATGAGTGAACGTTGCGGACTGAGCCCGTGTCTTCAAAGTGCCAAGTGTGTGACCGCTTGTCTTCCCGTCTTGTCTTTAATTTTATAGCCTTCAGACTCATCCAACGTCTTGCTGTTGAATGCTCTGACAGAGAGCTCCGCGTTTGCTAGAATAGACCAGCGAAAAGCTATTGCTGACACTGTTCCCGAATACTGATATTATCACACTGGCCATACGCACCAGCTCCTGCAGCCAGTCCTCTAGCTATGCCCAACGGGTGCCAAAATGGCTTCCGACATGGCCGCCAAAGGCAGACCCTAATTAGCCAATCAGCAGAAGAGCCAAGCCTTCCTCATATACAGTATTGTCTCTCTGAGGTCTCATGATGTTGTTTTACTtgtaaatatatatttgtattataACAGGTCAAAGGAACAAAAAAAGACCAAAGCGACTGACAAATCAAATGCACAGCCATGTTTGTGTACCGTCACTCGTGTGCTACGGTAACTCACTGCACTGAGAGTAGATCTGTAGATGCTGGCTACCGGCCTCTGCCTGTGTGGGGGGCTTGTATGATATTGTATATATCAGTGGGGGCGgaggtgtgtggctgtgtatgggGGGCTGTGTAGATAGAGGTGAACTAGGAGGCAGTGTACAGtaatgtctatgcatgtgtgcttcaaaaggggggcggggtgcaCCACCGCTTTTAATAAAAAAAGGGAATAAGGAATTGAAAgtgttgagtgttttttttacacaaacacaataaCGCAGAACATACATTTACTCAAGCCTACGAGGCACACAAAAAATATTATCAGAAAACAATGCAGCCATGGCTGTATTTTTCTGAATTGTAAAGAACCATGAAAAACACAGTTTCAAGTTGAACACATTTTTCATGTGATCTAATTTCTGTCCATTAATCAATTGCAAATCATGGGAGACAAGGGAATAAAAACGTTTTCATTTTGGAAACAGAGTTCATGCTCTTCATCTGTTGCAGAGGTTTTAAAGTAGAAGTAGTCTTACTGCTGTAATTTCAACAATAGCTCATGTTATTACATAGTCAATACTCAAGTTATTCAACTGCACCTACTGGAAATAACATTGATACACCGTAGGAATACATACTACTTCTTCATACACCTCTGATTTATTAGAACTCCATTTCTGCTGAAGTGTGCCTGTGAAGTAACAACACTTGGCCTATAGAGGGCACTCTAGGTACACAAAATGATCATTTGTGCATCCCATCACCATAGCATGGTAGTTGTAAAGCATGTAATCAATCAGGCCTAAGGATTGGACTGTGGCAACCTTTCAAGCAAGATTCCTACTGCTATTCTAACCACAGAGAGAAGAGCTGAAGGAATGAGCCGTGTAAAAACAAGGAACCACACCACCCAGAAGAACAACGTGGTCCTAACAAATGTGAAGTATATGAGCAAAAATAAATACTCTTGCTCTTCAGCTTCTACTTCTAATATCAGTAATTATGTGTCTAAACTTTTGTTTCTGTTAACCGTCTCTACAATATTCAACATAAGATACAACTGTTCAATCACGGGGGAAATTGCAccaattatattttttattaattggAATGTCagacatcaagtgcacaatgagATGCCTGGAACATAATGTCTTAGTGTTAAACTTGAAATCCAAAGACATAACATATTAAAAGTTACAATTATTTAAGTGCAGCCACGATAACAATTCCAGATCATTGCAATTTTCTTGTTATCCTTTGTTAAGTGTTTAGTatttcagacacacaaacattaatGCAATACAACAGTTAGTGCAAAACTTAGCCATTCTCACCTCTGCTACATGACAGATACAAGGTCTATAGGCACATCATTGAAGGGATGGGGCAGATAAGAAACCAGTGGTGTATTTcttgacaacatcgttgctaactaagtgaacaacttacttggttgcaatgcaatttcccattggaaacctagtgagttgctaactggttagcgacGATGCTTTTCGAGAAACAGGATCCAGATTGTTGGCACAGGAATCAAAACAAGCTCTCGACATctcccatctccaccaccacagtCTTCAGCTGAGTATAGAACTCCACAGTCACCTGGCCATTCTCCCTCCCAAACCCTGTGGTGTGGGGAGACAGAACAAAAGACAAGAAAGGATAAAAATTGCCAGGGGGCAATGTGGCACAGTGAGCTAGTGCATTGAACCATTACACCGGCGACTCGGGTTTGATTTCCGACCCGGACGTCATtttccaatccttccccatcaccatctccccactcatttcctctcactgtcttgtctgaATAATACAGGTGTAAAAGCCCAAACAaatacatctttaaaaaaaataaagacctgacagtttccttccaaaccaatcactgagtaactggtcggCCTGTCTTGAAAGCTTAGGATAATCTGAGTTGAATTAGGAGACTACGCATCATCCCTGAGTTagcagctgcatcacagtgggacacacATTAAATGAAGAGAGAAGGTGGAGCATACTGCAGCTTAACATTTTAACCGTTTATTAGTCTGGTGTTTGaacaaaaacaattatttaaCTTTTAAGATGCAGTGTACTCCAGCTTCTCTCTTTAAGACGGTCTGATTAAGAGCTGGTTGGATCTACTGTAATTTGTGGCagagtttttttttactttctgaacctgggattgGCATGGCTGCCGCAGATATGTAGTACACACTTGACATCTTGACAAATGATCGCTTGGGCAAATGATCGCTAATGATCACTATCCAATCCTTTCAATtccttcctccatggctgaaatgaccttgagcaaggcaactccACACCGCTCTATCGAAGGGCATCTATAGTAGGTTGGTGTTGTAGTTAATGGCTTAAGAGACATGCAAGTACCTACCGGACATCTTGTATCCACCAAAGGGCAGCTCCATTGATGTTTTGTTGTAGTTGTTGATGAAACAGGAGCCGGCCTGCAGGTTCTCAGCCACACGGTGGGCACGAGCGATGTCTCTAGTGATGAGAAGAGGACACATTATAAATGTGTAATCGTAAAGTGCAAGAGGAATGCTTTATAATAGTCAACTTGAAGGGATGCTGCACTGTTTTGGAAATGCActgattttacacctccccttgagttaaataatttagTTTTATCCTTCTCCTGTACTTACAGCCCTTCTGACAGCCCAAATTCCATCTCTAAGCTAGCTAGTACCAtaggattcaatgataattgctagcttggaacttAATTACGTGGACGTGTCTACACGTCTACATACTAGATTTTCTAGAGCACTGGAGAATTGTCACAGAAAAGAATCACCAAAAGAAAACTGACATGCGGGTAGCATTTCAAAAATTAATGCTCAGAACTTGGAGATTTTTTGAATGACCTAAGTAACACACACATGTTGGGAAAATGGAACCGTCTAAAGCAGACAAAAATAACAGAAGACATTTCAACTGTGTGTCTCAGTGCTCACAAAAAAAGTTCCAACCGTTCCTCTGCCATGGAATGTATGTTAAAGCGACATTCTTCAAGTTGAACCACCCTTTGTCCAACAACTTAACAGGGGATGTGTACAATCTTTCCACCTTCACCTGAGAAAACCCCTTAGTCATTGGCACGgttggcatgcgtgtgtgttaatgATTAACAGGCAGAGTAGTGTAGCGTACCTGGTGAAGACTCCGGAGGCCAGGCCGTAAGTGGTGTTGTTGGCTCTCTGCATCACCTCCTCCTCAGTGTCAAAGGGCATGACGGACATGACGGGACCAAAGATCTCCTCCTGCACGCACCTCATGTCGTCCCTGCAGCCGTCTGGACCAACACACAAGAGTCGCGTACCATGAAAGGGGTTCACATTTTCCATTCACTGTATTAAATTAGAGCCACCTCATGTGTGCTGATttcaacccatttaagcctgatgctgcgtatacgctgccttaactaggtgcctggagctgcatggacacagcattcaggctcttgagatctgAGTTTTTTGTTGAAAATGTGGATATGTTGGAGCTGAGTTAACACATGctaatgcaacttatttcatgtttttatgtacttCGGAGGCAAAGATATTTAGCTTTTTATTAGCTGAGGGCAGGAGTCTTAGGTGACAATTTTTGTAGGTGCCTTAGGCTTCAATGGGTTTAGAACGCTTCAGTGTAACAGTGTTACAGTCTAGTGATGGTGTACAGATTGTGAAGATTAAAGATGCACAGATGTGCAACATACACTGTGCCAGTTCGTACCTTCAGGCACACAGGCCAAATTAGTAATATGAAGACAACTACTTACCCAGCACACATGGGGACATGAAGTAACCGCCCTTCAGTTTGGGGTCACTGGGTGTGAACGGCTCACCGCCGCAAAGCACCTTGGCACCCTACAATGCAGTGAAACCATAAAAGAATGTTAAACACAGAGGCATGTAGAACCACCTTTAATTGAGTTGTTATTCATGATGATAAAATGTATTTCATACCTCTGATGAATATAAATTGTTCTGATCAATCACAGATCAATAGCAGCAATACTGCCATTTTGATCAATAACAGTCATACATCATGCGTAAAAAAGTCTTGAATCAAGAAACAAGATGTCCTTGCTGTCACACTGAAAAGTTGTTTTGCCTCAGTTTAACACTCTGGTGAGTTGAGGTCTAACAGCTTTCCAGGACCGAATAGTATTCAGCTGTTGAGACCATGGAAGTAGTATAAGAgcaggagagagtgaataagtcccgcctccagtcatttcaatgggaaatgcaaggctagtgaattcagccaaaatgtaacggttttttttcagcttccaaaatagagttatttccgccgacagtttactcaaccaattacgtgccacgttactgactgacttccggttgaccagaaagctatatggaagacgggcattggatgcatggaggtattataaggtgcccaaccacagacagCACAGGTAAGCCTCCATGCTACACCACAGGCAGCACAGGTAAGCCCCCATGCTACACCACAGGCAGCACAGGTAGGCCTCCAGGCTACATGAATTTAATTCCCTGGATGTTGACGCCTGACGTACCTGTTTCTTGGCCTCGCTGACGAAACCAAGGACCTTGTCGAGCTGTGGCTTGCTGATGAGGGCCCCCATGCGggtgtgctgctgctgggggtctCCCACGGGGATGGCCTTGGTCctcttcaccacctcctccaggAACTGGGGCAGGATCTCCCTCTGCACGTACACTCGCGTACCGTTGCAACAAACCTGGAAACCGCAGcaattttcatttaaaaaaaaaaagattgatgttgaaaggagtggggagagagagtcagggaagaATCGTCAGATGATCGCCGGCATAGCGGcccagtgccctatcgttaggccacggtagggccactgaTGTTCCGATTTTAAACAATTCATACAGTGGCTGTGAATTGTAATTATATGCAATGTGACAAATAGTTTAGATCAAATTATTTGCACTTTGCATGATTGCTCATTTCAGATTTGGGCCCACGATTGAACAGTGATGGTGTAGCAGACAAGTCCTCCTTTAACGCTTTCAATACAACCCTGAGAGACTTTGcacttttttttacagtttttgtgCACGTGAGAGGGCTGCCCAGTGCACACAGTAAAGTAAGTCCAAGACCTTGCATGCCCCAGATGTGTTTCGGGTTTTTGACCGTTTGAAGGGAACAAACTAAAGTCAAGTGAGCATTCAAGTCAGATGTCTTCTACCCACCTGTCCCTGTGTGAGGAAGTTGGCCATGAGAGCTCCCTTAATAGCATTCTCCAGCTCACAGTCCTTGAAGATGATCAGAGGAGACTTGCCTCCCAGCTCCATGGTCACCTGCTTCACCCCCTTGGAGGACATCTCCATCACCTTGGAGAGAGAAGACCACACCTTAGTCAACCTGCAGGCTGAGTGAATGGAGAGTGACATGGCAACATTGTCATaacagagc
This is a stretch of genomic DNA from Engraulis encrasicolus isolate BLACKSEA-1 chromosome 6, IST_EnEncr_1.0, whole genome shotgun sequence. It encodes these proteins:
- the LOC134451102 gene encoding 4-trimethylaminobutyraldehyde dehydrogenase A-like, coding for MAQKPLLQLPEFSNVSTGTFVVKESLNFWNGQRVQAKGTKNTEPVYEPATGRVLCDLVQCGEEDVDQAIRSAHSAFQKWSKLAGMERARVLLDAAHLIRERSEQIARVEVADNGKTILEAQGNIITAAKCIEYFAGIAPTLAGQHIQLPGGSFAYTRREPLGVCVGIGAWNFPFMITVMKAAPALACGNAMVFKPSPMSPVSAVILAEILKEAGVPDGLFNVVQGGAETGTLLCHHPVVAKVSFTGSVATGKKVMEMSSKGVKQVTMELGGKSPLIIFKDCELENAIKGALMANFLTQGQVCCNGTRVYVQREILPQFLEEVVKRTKAIPVGDPQQQHTRMGALISKPQLDKVLGFVSEAKKQGAKVLCGGEPFTPSDPKLKGGYFMSPCVLDGCRDDMRCVQEEIFGPVMSVMPFDTEEEVMQRANNTTYGLASGVFTRDIARAHRVAENLQAGSCFINNYNKTSMELPFGGYKMSGFGRENGQVTVEFYTQLKTVVVEMGDVESLF